The stretch of DNA CAGTGCACGCGGCTGACCACTGACCACCCAGGGGCGCGGGGCTCTGCTTGATTAACTGCGCGCGCGCTCAGCCCTCTACGGAGGTGCACGGTTTCTCGCGCAGTTCCCCGCGCCCCTCAGGGGCTGCAACTTTCGCTCGCGTCATTGAACACCGCTCAGGGGCGCGGGGAACTGCGCGACAAGCCCCCGCAGACCCGCACCCTCCCACCCCTCAAAACTTGCACCCCCTGAGGAGCACCACATGTCACCCCGCACCATCGCGTTCATCGGCCTCGGGATCATGGGCAGCCCGATGGCTGCCAACCTGGTCAAGGCCGGTCACACCATCACCGGGTTCAATCTGACGCAGCCCGCCATCGACAAACTCGTCGCGGACGGCGGCCGCGGAGCGGCGAGCATCGCCGAGGCGGTGGCCGAGGCCGAGGTCGTGATCACCATGGTCCCCGCCGACCGGCAGGTCGAGGAGGTCATCCTGGGGGAGGGCGGGGTCCTCGAGAACGCCAAGCCCGGCACCCTGGTCATCGACATGAGCAGCATCACCCCGCAGACCTCCATCAGGGTCGCCGAGGCCGCCGCCGCGAAGGGCATCCGCACCCTGGACGCCCCGGTGTCCGGCGGCGAGGCCGGTGCCGTCGAGGCGGTGCTCTCGATCATGGTCGGCGGCAGCGCCGCCGACTTCGCCGAGGCGAAGCCACTGTTCGACGCGCTGGGCACCACGGTCATCCACGTCGGCCCGGCCGGCGCCGGACAGACCGTCAAGGCCGCCAACCAGCTGATCGTCGCGGTGAACATCCAGGTCCTGGCCGAGGCCGTGGTCTTCCTGGAGAACGCCGGCGTCGACCTGCAGGCCGCGCTGGACGTCCTCGCGGGCGGCCTAGCCGGCTCCACCGTGCTGAACCGCAAGAAGGCCAACATGGTGGACCGCCAGTTCGCCCCGGGCTTCCGGATCGACCTGCACCACAAGGACATGGGCATCGTCACCGCCGCCGCCCGAGCCGTCGAGGCGCCGCTGCCGGTCGGCTCCCTGGTCGCCCAGCTCGTCGCCTCGGCCCGGGCCAACGGCGACGGCTCGCTGGACCACTCGGCACTGCTGCGCGGCGTCGAGCGCCTCGCCGGACGGAAGGTCAACTGACATGGCGCGTATGACTGCCGCCCAGGCGGCTGTTGAGATCCTCAAGGCCGAGGGCGTCACCCACCTGTTCGGCCTGCCGGGTGCGGCGATCAACCCGTTCTACTCCGCGATGCGGACCAACGGCGGGCTGACCCACATCCTGGCCCGCCACGTCGAGGGCGCCTCGCACATGGCGGAGGGCTACACCCGCGCCAAGGCCGGCAACATCGGCGTCTGCATCGGCACCAGCGGCCCGGCCGGCACCGACATGATCACCGGTCTGTACTCGGCCAGCGCCGACTCCATCCCGATCCTGTGCATCACCGGGCAGGCTCCGGTCTCGAAGCTCCACAAGGAGGACTTCCAGGCCGTCGACATCACCTCCATCGCCAAGCCGCTCACCAAGATGGCGATGACCGTGCTGGAGCCGGCCCAGGTGCCGGGCGCCTTCCAGCAGGCCTTCCACCTGATGCGCTCGGGCCGTCCCGGCCCGGTCCTGCTCGACCTGCCGATCGACGTCCAGATGGCCGAGATCGAGTTCGACATCGAGACCTACCAGCCGCTGCCGGTCTACAAGCCGTCCGCGTCGCGGGCCCAGATCGAGAAGGCGCTGGACCTGTTGGAGGCCGCCGACCGGCCGCTGATCGTCTCCGGCGGCGGCGTCATCAACGCGGACGCGGCCGACCTGCTGGTCGAGTTCGCCGAGCTGACCGGCGTCCCGGTGGTCCCGACCCTGATGGGCTGGGGCAGCATCCCGGACGACCACGAGCTGACGGCCGGCATGGTCGGCCTGCAGACCGCGCACCGCTACGGCAACGCGACCATGCTGGCCTCTGACTTCGTCCTGGGCATCGGCAACCGCTGGGCCAACCGCCACACCGGCGGCATCGACACCTACACGGCCGGACGGACCTTCGTCCACGTCGACATCGAGCCGACCCAGATCGGCCGCGTCTTCGCCCCGGACTTCGGCATCGTCTCCGACGCCAGGGCCGCGCTGGAGCTCTTCGTCGAGGTGGCGCGCGAGCGCAGGGCCGCCGGGCGGCTGAAGGACCGCAGCGTGTGGGCGGCCAGCTGCCAGCAGCGCAAGGGCGAGCTGCTGCGCAAGACCGACTTCGACAATGTGCCGGTCAAGCCGCAGCGGGTCTACCAGGAGATGAACCTGGCCTTCGGACGCGACACCCGCTACGTCACCACCATCGGCCTCTCGCAGATCCAGGCCGCGCAGATGCTGCACGTCTACGGGCCGCGCAACTGGATCAACGCCGGCCAGGCCGGGCCGCTGGGCTGGACCCTGCCCGCCGCGCTGGGCGTCGCCACCGCCGACCCCGAGGGTACGGTCGTCGCGCTCTCCGGTGACTACGACTTCCAGTTCATGATCGAGGAGCTGGCGGTGGGGGCGCAGTTCCAGATCCCCTACATCCACGTCGTCGTCAACAACGCCTACCTGGGCCTGATCCGCCAGGCCCAGCGCAACTTCGACATGGACTACCACGTCCAGCTGTCCTTCGAGAACGTCAACGCTCCCGAGGTCAACGGCTACGGCGTGGACCACGTCAAGGTCGCCGAGGGCCTGGGCTGCAAGGCGATCCGGGTGTTCGACCCCAACGAGCTCGGCGCGGCCTTCGAGCAGGCCAAGAAGCTCGCGGCGGAGTTCCGGGTGCCGGTCGTGGTCGAGGTGATCCTGGAACGCGTCACCAATGTGTCGATGGGCGTCGAGATCGACAAGGTGAACGAGTTCGAGCCTATCGCCGAGCGCGCCTCGGACGCGCCGAGCGCCCTGCTCAACACCCTGGCCTAGCCTCCAAAACTCCCCCCGCGCCGGTATATCCATCTCCGGTCGTGCCCGCCGACGCGGGGGGCTCCAAGCTTCCTCCCGGCGGCGTGACCCATCCCATGATGGAATCCGGTCGTGCCCGCGCCGCCGGGAGGAGACCCACCTGCAACGAAGAAGAGGACGGCGATGACCCAGCAGCAGGAGACCACCGGTCATGTGGTCATCGCCCCCGACAAGTTCAAGGGCAGCCTGACCGCCGCCGAGGCCGCCGAGCACATCGCCGCAGGCATCCTGCGCGTCGCGCCCGGCACCGACATCCGCAAGCTGCCCGTCGCCGACGGAGGGGAGGGCACGGTCCTGGCCGCGCTCGCTGCGGGCTACCGGCGGATCGCGTTGACGGTCAGCGGCCCCACCGGCGAACCGGTCGACGCGGCCATCGCCGTCCTCGACGACACCGCCGTGGTCGAGGCCGCCCAGGCCAGCGGCCTGACCCTGCTCCCCGGCGGGGTCCCGGCGCCGCTGACGGCAAGCAGCTACGGCACCGGGCAGCTGGTCGCCCGGGCGCTGCAGCTCGGCTGCACCCGCATCGTTCTCGGCCTGGGCGGAGTCGCCTGTACCGACGGGGGTGCCGGCCTGGCCCAGGCCCTCGGCGCGACGCTCCAGGGCGCCGAGGGCGCCGACCTCCCCCCTGGCGGCGCCGCCCTGCGCCGACTGCACCACCTCGACCTCGGACCCGTCGCGGGCACCCTCGGTGGGGTCGAGGTGGTGATCGCCAGCGATGTCGACAACCCGCTGCTCGGCGAGCGCGGCGCCCCCGCCGTCTACGGCCCGCAGAAGGGCGCGAGCCCGGCCGACGTGGCCGAGTTGGACGCGGCGCTGGCGCACTGGGCCGACGCGGTCGCCAAGGCCACCGGGACCGAACTGCGCGATGCCCCCGGCGCCGGCGCGGCCGGCGGTCTGGGCTTCGGCGCGATGGCCCTGCTGGGGGCCCATATGCGGCCCGGCATCGAGCTGCTGCTCGATCTGCTGGGCTTCGACCAGGCTGTGCGGGGAGCCGGCCTGGTCGTGACCGGCGAGGGTTGCCTGGACGCGCAGACCCTGCACGGCAAGGCCCCCGCCGGGGTCGCCGCTGCGGCCGCCGGGGCGGGGGTCCCGGTGGTCGCCGTGGCAGGCCGACTCGAACTCGACGCTCCCACCTGGAGCGGCGCCGGTTTCGCCGCCGCCTACGAGCTCGCCGAGCTCGCCGGACCGGGCGCGGCGGCGGGCGACAGCATCGCCCGCGCCGCGGAGCTGGCCGAGCTGGCGGGCGAGCGGATCGCTCAACAGTTCCTGCTGTGATCGGTGTCCGATGTGGAGATTCGAACGTTGACGTTTTGTTGAAACCGCCCGTAGTCTCCCCGTACCACCTGAGCCGCAGCATCCGTCCCGCGCCGCAGCACCGATTCCGGAGGTTGAGTTGACCCAAGTCTTCCGATCCCGTCGCGCCGTCCTTCCCGAGGGGGAGCAGGCTGCGGACGTGGTGGTAGTGGACGGCAGGATTGCCGAGGTCCGGCCCTACGGCGAGGGTGAGGGTGTCGGCGAGCTGATCGACCTCGGCGACCTCGCGCTGCTGCCCGGCCTGGTCGACAGCCACGTGCACGTCAACGAGCCGGGCCGGACCGAGTGGGAGGGCTTCGCCACCGCGACCCGCGCGGCCGCCGCCGGCGGGGTCACCACGATCGTCGACATGCCGCTCAACTCCATCCCGCCGACCACCACGGTCGCCAACCTGGAGGCCAAGCGGAAGGCTGCCGACGGCCAGATTTTCGTCGACGTCGGCCTTTGGGGCGGTGCGATCCCCGGCAACACCGCCGACCTCGAACCGCTGTACCGGGCCGGGGTGTTCGGCTTCAAGAGCTTCCTCGCCCCCTCCGGGGTGGACGAGTTCCCACATCTGACGGGCGGTCAACTCGAAGAGGCCCTCGCCGAGCAGGCCTGGATCGGCGCGCTGGCCATCATCCACGCCGAGGACCCCGCCGTCCTCGACGCCGCGCCGCAGCAGCCGGGCCCGCACTACGCCGACTTCCTCGCCTCCCGGCCGGACGACGCCGAGGCCACCGCCGTGGCCGGGCTGCTCGCCGCCGCCGGACGCACCGGCGCCCGGGTGCACATCCTGCACGTCTCCTCGGCCGCCGTGCTGCCGCTGCTGCGGCAGGCCCGCGCCGACGGCGTCCAGGTCACCGCCGAGACCTGCCCGCACTACCTCACCCTGGCCGCGGAGCAGGTCCCGGACGGGGACACCGCCTTCAAGTGCTGCCCGCCGATCCGGGACGAGTCCAATCGCGACCTGCTCTGGCAGGCCCTGGCGGACGGGGAGTTCGCGGCCGTGGTGTCCGACCACTCGCCGTCCACGCCGGACCTCAAGCACCTCGCCCGCTACGGCGGCAGCGGCGACTTCGCCGCCGCCTGGGGCGGCATCGCCTCGCTCCAGCTCGGCCTGCCGGCCATCTGGACCGAGGCCCGCCGCCGCGGCTTCGCCCTCACCGACGTGGTGCGCTGGATGAGCGCGGGCCCGGCATCCCTGGTCGGGCTGTGTACGAAGGGGGCCATCGCCCCCGGCATGGACGCCGACCTGGTCGCCTTCGATCCCGACGCCGCCTTCACCGTCGACCCCGAGGGCCTGCACCACCGCAATCCCGTCACCCCCTACGCCGGCCGCTCGTTGACCGGCGCCGTCCGTACCACCTGGCTTCGCGGCCAGGTCGTGGACGTCGACGCGGACGCCCGTCCGATCGGCCGCATCATCGTCCGAGGAGAAGCATGACCGACAGTCAGCAGCCCGCCGCCTTCACCGAGTTGGTCAACCTCGCAGCCCGCGGGCTGGGCGCCGGGGTGGTGGACGCCAATGACGAGCTGTTCGCCGAGAAGGAGAACCTGATCGTCGCGGCGGCCGCCGAGTTCCGGCCGCACACCTTCGGGCACAAGGGCCAGATCATGGACGGCTGGGAGACCCGCCGTCGCCGTGGCGTGAGCGCCGACGAGCCGCACCCCACCGACGAGGACCACGACTGGGCGGTGGTCCGGCTGGGCGCGGCGGGCGTCGTCCGCGGCGTCATCGTCGACACCGCCCACTTCACCGGCAACTACCCGGAGACCGCCTCGGTCGAGGCCGCTTCCGTGCCCGGGCATCCCTCCCCGGCCGAGCTGGCCGCCGCCGAGTGGACCGAGATCGTCCCCCGCACCGCGCTCAAGGGCGACACCGCGCACGAGTTCCCGGTCGACACCGAGCAGCGCTTCACCCACGTCCGCCTCAACATCTGGCCGGACGGCGGCGTCGCCCGGCTCCGCGTCCACGGCGAGGTCGTCCCCGACCCGCGCGACCTGGACGGGCTCACCTTCGACCTGGCCGCCCAGGAGCACGGCGGGGTCGCCACCGGCGCGTCCGACCGGTACTTCTCCTCCCCGCACAACCTCAACTCCCTGGGCCGCGCGGCGGTCATGGGCGAGGGCTGGGAGACCCGGCGCCGTCGTAACAAGGACAACGACTGGGTCGAGCTGGAGCTGGCCGGCACCGGCAAGGTGCTGGCGATCGAGTTGGACACCACCCACTTTGTCGCCAACTGCCCCGGCTGGGCCTCGGTTTCGGGCCGCGACGCGGCGACCGGGGAGTGGTTCGACCTGCTGCCGCGCACCCGGCTCCAGCCCGACACCCGGCACCGCTTCCGGATCGAACCGCAGCGTCCGGTCGACGGCGCGCGGCTGAACGTCTTCCCGGACGGCGGCGTGGCCCGACTGCGCCTCATCGGCCGTCTCACCGAAGCGGGACGCGCGGCGCTGGCGCTGCGCTGGTTCAACCTCGTCCCGGCGGGTGAGGCTGAGCAGGCGCTGGCGGAAGCCGGCCTGTCGGAAACTGAGGCTGCGTCAGTGACCGCTGCCCGCCCGCTTACTGACGTAACGTCAGTTCAATCAGCGACCGCCGCGCTCCAGCCCGGCGACACCCCCGACGGCGCGGAGACTTCCCGCCGCCGGGCCGCGATCTGGCGGCTGCTGGGCGTCTGAGACGACGGCCCGCCCAGCAGCTGTCACCCACTCCACACGTTTCCCTGAGCCACTACCGAGGTCTTGTCATGCCTGAAATCCTCACCACCGAGTCCGGCGCACCCGTCGCCGACAACCAGAACAGCGCCCAGGCCGGCATCGGCGGCCCGGACCCATGCGGCCCAGGCCCACGCCAAGGACGACGACTTCTTCCAGGCGGGTGAGCTGTACCGGCTGATGTCGGACGGGGAGAAGGACCGTCTGATCGCCAACCTGGCCGGCTCCATCGGCTCGGTCGGCCGCGACGACGTGGTCGAGCGGGTCCTGCCGTTCTTCCACGCGGCCGACGCCGACTACGGCAGGCGGCTGCAGGCCGCCGTCGAGGCCGTCCGCAACGCCGACGAGGCGTGAGGACCAGCGGACCCCGGTGCAGTGTCGCACCGGGGTTCGCTTTTTTGTTCTATTTTGCGATTCCGGTAGCGGAGTGGCTCCGGACGGTGAAGAGTGGCCTCCGGGGGGACCGTCCGCACGTCTCATTCCGGAGGCTCGCACCGATGCCTGAAGTCAAGACCCCTTACGCACCTGGAACCCCCTGCTGGGTGGACCTGATGGTCCCGGACCAGCAGGCCGCCCTCGACTTCTACCGCGACATCCTCGGCTGGCAGGGCGAACCCGGCCCCGCCGAGACCGGCGGCTACGCCGTCTGTACGTACAAGGGCCTGCCGGTCGCCGGCATCGGCCCGACCATGGACGAGTCCACGCCCACCGTGTGGACCACCTACCTGGCCAGCTCCGACGCCGATGCCACCGCGGCCGCCGTCGGCAAGGCCGGCGGCACGGTCATGATGCCGCCGATGGACGTGATGACCCTCGGCCGGATGATGGTCTCGGTCGACCCGGCCGGCGCGGTCTTCGGGGTCTGGCAGAACAAGGACTTCATCGGCGCGCAGCTGGTCAACGAGCCGGGCGCGCTCGCCTGGAACGAGTGCAACTCCCGCGACGCGGAGGCCTCCAGCGCCTTCTACAAGAACGTCTTCGGCCTCGGCGTCGGGCCGATCCCCGGGGCGCCCGAGGGGGCCGGCGGCTACCTGACCATCCAGGTCGACGGACGCCCGGTCGGCGGCATCAACCCGATGACGGACCAGAACTTCCCGCCCGAGGTCCCCTCGCACTGGATGACCTACTTCTGCGTCGACGACACCGACAGCACCGCCGACGCCGCCGTCAAGCGCGGGGCGAACGTCCTGCAGGCGCCGCAGGACACGCCCTTCGGCCGGATGGCGACCCTGTCCGACCCGTGGGGTGCGACCTTCTCCATCATCCAGGACGTGCCGTCGGACTGACGTACGATCATTCCCGCATTCCGTGCAAGCCATGCCCATCGGACGTCCCGCTGATTACTCTGATGGGCATGGCGGCACAGAACAGAACCCGTCCGGCCGACACGGCCCCACCCTCCGGCTCCCCGCGCGGCCCCGTCGCGCGGGCATTGCGCCTGCTCGAAGCGGTGGACCGGCGCGCGCACGGGGGCACCCCGGCCGAGCTCGCCGCGGAGGTCGGTCTCCCGATCGAGGCGGCGCGGCGGCTGCTGCGCACCCTGGAGCGCGAGGGCTACCTGCTGCGTCTGGACGACGGCGCCTACGTCATCGGCGGCGCGCTGGCCCTGCTGGGCGAGGCCAACCGCGAGCTTATGGTCCAGTCGCGTCTGCTGGCGAAGCTCTCCTCGCTGCGCGACGAACTCGGCGCCGCCGTCTACTTCAGCCGCTACCAGGACGGCGAGGTGTCCGTCGACGTGGTGGTGGACGGCCCGTCCACCCCGAGCGTCCACGAATGGGTGGACTTCCGGGCCACCGGCCACGCCAGCGCCCTGGGCAAGTGCCTGCTCGGCCAGCTCGACCACGACGGCCGCCGGGACCACTTCTTCCGCTACCCGGCCGCCCGCTTCACCGAGCGCACCGAGGTCGACCAGACCGTGCTGCTGCACCGCCTGGACCGCCAGCCTGCGACCGTCCCGGTGCTGGACCTCCAGGAGTACGCCCTCGACACGGTCTGCGCCGCCGTGCCGATCACGGCCGGAGGAAGCGTCGGCGCCCTCGGCTTCTCGCTCCCGCTGGACCAGTCCTTCCGCCTCCGCGAGACGGCGGAGACCCTCGCCTCCCGCGCTGCCCCGGTCCTGCTGGCGCTGTCGCTCTGAGCAGTTGAAATAACCTGAAGGCCACAGGCCTGTCTGTAGGCGTCACAGCGA from Streptomyces sp. 846.5 encodes:
- a CDS encoding 2-hydroxy-3-oxopropionate reductase, which encodes MSPRTIAFIGLGIMGSPMAANLVKAGHTITGFNLTQPAIDKLVADGGRGAASIAEAVAEAEVVITMVPADRQVEEVILGEGGVLENAKPGTLVIDMSSITPQTSIRVAEAAAAKGIRTLDAPVSGGEAGAVEAVLSIMVGGSAADFAEAKPLFDALGTTVIHVGPAGAGQTVKAANQLIVAVNIQVLAEAVVFLENAGVDLQAALDVLAGGLAGSTVLNRKKANMVDRQFAPGFRIDLHHKDMGIVTAAARAVEAPLPVGSLVAQLVASARANGDGSLDHSALLRGVERLAGRKVN
- the gcl gene encoding glyoxylate carboligase; translated protein: MARMTAAQAAVEILKAEGVTHLFGLPGAAINPFYSAMRTNGGLTHILARHVEGASHMAEGYTRAKAGNIGVCIGTSGPAGTDMITGLYSASADSIPILCITGQAPVSKLHKEDFQAVDITSIAKPLTKMAMTVLEPAQVPGAFQQAFHLMRSGRPGPVLLDLPIDVQMAEIEFDIETYQPLPVYKPSASRAQIEKALDLLEAADRPLIVSGGGVINADAADLLVEFAELTGVPVVPTLMGWGSIPDDHELTAGMVGLQTAHRYGNATMLASDFVLGIGNRWANRHTGGIDTYTAGRTFVHVDIEPTQIGRVFAPDFGIVSDARAALELFVEVARERRAAGRLKDRSVWAASCQQRKGELLRKTDFDNVPVKPQRVYQEMNLAFGRDTRYVTTIGLSQIQAAQMLHVYGPRNWINAGQAGPLGWTLPAALGVATADPEGTVVALSGDYDFQFMIEELAVGAQFQIPYIHVVVNNAYLGLIRQAQRNFDMDYHVQLSFENVNAPEVNGYGVDHVKVAEGLGCKAIRVFDPNELGAAFEQAKKLAAEFRVPVVVEVILERVTNVSMGVEIDKVNEFEPIAERASDAPSALLNTLA
- a CDS encoding glycerate kinase, which translates into the protein MTQQQETTGHVVIAPDKFKGSLTAAEAAEHIAAGILRVAPGTDIRKLPVADGGEGTVLAALAAGYRRIALTVSGPTGEPVDAAIAVLDDTAVVEAAQASGLTLLPGGVPAPLTASSYGTGQLVARALQLGCTRIVLGLGGVACTDGGAGLAQALGATLQGAEGADLPPGGAALRRLHHLDLGPVAGTLGGVEVVIASDVDNPLLGERGAPAVYGPQKGASPADVAELDAALAHWADAVAKATGTELRDAPGAGAAGGLGFGAMALLGAHMRPGIELLLDLLGFDQAVRGAGLVVTGEGCLDAQTLHGKAPAGVAAAAAGAGVPVVAVAGRLELDAPTWSGAGFAAAYELAELAGPGAAAGDSIARAAELAELAGERIAQQFLL
- the allB gene encoding allantoinase AllB, producing the protein MPEVELTQVFRSRRAVLPEGEQAADVVVVDGRIAEVRPYGEGEGVGELIDLGDLALLPGLVDSHVHVNEPGRTEWEGFATATRAAAAGGVTTIVDMPLNSIPPTTTVANLEAKRKAADGQIFVDVGLWGGAIPGNTADLEPLYRAGVFGFKSFLAPSGVDEFPHLTGGQLEEALAEQAWIGALAIIHAEDPAVLDAAPQQPGPHYADFLASRPDDAEATAVAGLLAAAGRTGARVHILHVSSAAVLPLLRQARADGVQVTAETCPHYLTLAAEQVPDGDTAFKCCPPIRDESNRDLLWQALADGEFAAVVSDHSPSTPDLKHLARYGGSGDFAAAWGGIASLQLGLPAIWTEARRRGFALTDVVRWMSAGPASLVGLCTKGAIAPGMDADLVAFDPDAAFTVDPEGLHHRNPVTPYAGRSLTGAVRTTWLRGQVVDVDADARPIGRIIVRGEA
- the alc gene encoding allantoicase codes for the protein MTDSQQPAAFTELVNLAARGLGAGVVDANDELFAEKENLIVAAAAEFRPHTFGHKGQIMDGWETRRRRGVSADEPHPTDEDHDWAVVRLGAAGVVRGVIVDTAHFTGNYPETASVEAASVPGHPSPAELAAAEWTEIVPRTALKGDTAHEFPVDTEQRFTHVRLNIWPDGGVARLRVHGEVVPDPRDLDGLTFDLAAQEHGGVATGASDRYFSSPHNLNSLGRAAVMGEGWETRRRRNKDNDWVELELAGTGKVLAIELDTTHFVANCPGWASVSGRDAATGEWFDLLPRTRLQPDTRHRFRIEPQRPVDGARLNVFPDGGVARLRLIGRLTEAGRAALALRWFNLVPAGEAEQALAEAGLSETEAASVTAARPLTDVTSVQSATAALQPGDTPDGAETSRRRAAIWRLLGV
- a CDS encoding VOC family protein; the encoded protein is MPEVKTPYAPGTPCWVDLMVPDQQAALDFYRDILGWQGEPGPAETGGYAVCTYKGLPVAGIGPTMDESTPTVWTTYLASSDADATAAAVGKAGGTVMMPPMDVMTLGRMMVSVDPAGAVFGVWQNKDFIGAQLVNEPGALAWNECNSRDAEASSAFYKNVFGLGVGPIPGAPEGAGGYLTIQVDGRPVGGINPMTDQNFPPEVPSHWMTYFCVDDTDSTADAAVKRGANVLQAPQDTPFGRMATLSDPWGATFSIIQDVPSD
- a CDS encoding IclR family transcriptional regulator C-terminal domain-containing protein — translated: MAAQNRTRPADTAPPSGSPRGPVARALRLLEAVDRRAHGGTPAELAAEVGLPIEAARRLLRTLEREGYLLRLDDGAYVIGGALALLGEANRELMVQSRLLAKLSSLRDELGAAVYFSRYQDGEVSVDVVVDGPSTPSVHEWVDFRATGHASALGKCLLGQLDHDGRRDHFFRYPAARFTERTEVDQTVLLHRLDRQPATVPVLDLQEYALDTVCAAVPITAGGSVGALGFSLPLDQSFRLRETAETLASRAAPVLLALSL